The following are encoded in a window of Pelecanus crispus isolate bPelCri1 chromosome 6, bPelCri1.pri, whole genome shotgun sequence genomic DNA:
- the EXD2 gene encoding exonuclease 3'-5' domain-containing protein 2, with protein sequence MPKQTAVTITLATLLGVAVGGLVLWKASQRRKGKACCSSQREEAVINSGDEKVIKAEDKEVLSFFRSPTFSWVERTLGADIVIVSEQEEWDHVEPLLKKELEKRPVLGIDCEWVSVEGKANPVSLLQMASSSGLCILVRLPRLVANGQTIPKTLLDIMADSAVLKVGVGCWEDACKLLHDYGLPVKGSVDLRYLAMRQRKDLLHNCLSLKSLAEKVLNCPLDKSPHVRCSNWEAEELTQDQVLYAARDAQVSVALFLHLLGFGSLPATSEGENSDAAWEKALGKCRGLVDIPFRGRRSGSTGEEKSGEGRSPQKTKNRKSSMNGQPSGSQQVRDPRRQKRKPLGVGYSARKSPLYDNCFLHAPDGQPLCTCDRKKAQWYLDKGIGELVSTDPFVVKLRFEPSGRPESQVDYYLTVKENLCVVCGKRESYIRKNIVPHEYRRHFPIQMKDHNSHDVLLLCTSCHAISNYYDNHLKQQLAEEFGAPIGSEEGVRLLEDPLRRQVRSGARALLNADSLPDPRRAELLQSIKDFFNTEEVTPEMLREAAGLETRICNESYMPHGLKVVQCFAKGGLRSLMQLERRWRQHFLDSMQPKHLPEQWSVDHNHMKLIRKYGEDLQIELS encoded by the exons ATGCCCAAGCAAACAGCAGTGACGATTACTTTGGCGACCCTGCTGGGTGTTGCAGTGGGGGGCCTGGTTTTGTGGAAAGCATCACAGCGTCGGAAAGGAAAAGCATGCTGTAGTAGTCAGCGAGAGGAAGCAGTTATAAACTCGGGAGATGAGAAAGTGATTAAGGCAGAGGATAAGGAGGTGCTTTCCTTCTTCAGATCTCCCACCTTTTCCTGGGTAGAGAGGACCCTTGGTGCAGATATAGTGATAGTTTCAGAGCAGGAGGAGTGGGATCACGTTGAACCTTTGCTGaagaaggagctggagaagcGGCCGGTGCTTGGAATTGATTGTGAGTGG GTATCTGTGGAGGGAAAAGCAAATCCTGTGTCCCTCCTACAGATGGCTTCTTCCAGTGGCCTCTGCATTCTTGTTCGGTTGCCCAGGCTTGTTGCCAATGGACAGACTATCCCAAAGACCCTGTTGGACATCATGGCAGATAGTGCTGTGTTAAAAGTTGGGGTAGGATGCTGGGAAGATGCTTGCAAGCTACTTCATGATTATGGCCTTCCCGTCAAAGGGAGCGTGGATCTCCGGTATTTAGCCATGAGGCAGCG GAAGGATCTACTTCACAACTGCCTTAGCCTTAAGTCTTTAGCTGAAAAAGTCCTGAACTGCCCGCTTGACAAGTCTCCTCATGTGCGTTGCAGCAACTGGGAGGCAGAAGAACTGACGCAAGATCAG GTTCTCTATGCTGCTAGGGATGCCCAGGTCTCAGTGGCTCTGTTCCTTCATTTGCTGGGATTTGGCAGCCTCCCTGCTACATCTGAAGGTGAAAACTCTGACGCTGCTTGGGAAAAAGCACTGGGTAAATGCCGGGGCTTGGTGGATATCCCATTTAGAGGAAGAAGGAGTGGCAgcacaggagaagagaagagtgGAGAGGGACGCTCccctcagaaaacaaagaatcgGAAGTCTTCCATGAATGGGCAGCCCTCTGGCAGTCAGCAAGTGAGAGATCCTCGGAGGCAGAAGCGAAAGCCTCTGGGCGTGGGATATTCTGCAAG AAAATCTCCACTGTATGACAACTGCTTCCTGCATGCACCAGATGGACAGCCCCTGTGCACTTGTGATCGCAAGAAGGCTCAGTGGtatctggacaaggggattgGAG AGCTAGTTAGCACAGACCCATTTGTTGTGAAGCTGCGGTTTGAGCCTTCAGGACGTCCAGAGTCTCAAGTTGATTACTATCTGACAGTCAAAGAGAACCTGTGTGTTGTATGTGGCAAGCGAGAGTCCTATATCCG GAAGAACATTGTTCCTCACGAATACCGAAGACACTTCCCCATCCAGATGAAGGACCACAACTCCCATGACGTGCTCCTACTCTGCACGTCCTGCCATGCCATCTCCAATTACTATGACAACCATctcaagcagcagctggctgaggaGTTTGGTGCCCCCATTGGCTCCGAGGAAGGCGTGCGTCTGCTGGAGGACCCTCTGCGCAGACAAGTGCGCTCGGGGGCCCGAGCCCTGCTGAATGCAGACAGCCTGCCTGACCCCCGAAGGGCAgaacttctgcaaagcatcaAGGACTTCTTTAACACAGAGGAGGTCACCCCAGAGATGCTCCGGGAAGCAGCTGGTCTGGAAACCAG GATCTGCAATGAGAGCTACATGCCACATGGACTGAAGGTGGTGCAGTGTTTTGCTAAAGGAGGCCTGCGCTCCCTTATGCAGTTGGAGAGACGCTGGCGGCAACATTTCTTGGACAGCATGCAGCCCAAGCACCTCCCAGAGCAGTGGTCAGTGGACCATAACCACATGAAGCTGATCCGAAAGTATGGGGAGGATCTTCAGATCGAGCTGTCTTGA